Within the Salvia hispanica cultivar TCC Black 2014 chromosome 4, UniMelb_Shisp_WGS_1.0, whole genome shotgun sequence genome, the region tcatactcacattttattataaaattaatactttaaaagtaggacacacatccaatcaactttttcaactcacttttcattagatttcttaaaattcgtgttgggtcaaagtgtcccaaattatctgggacggaaggagtagcaTGGTATGGTGTGaagaaagtaaaaatattaaagtgaatttaattaaataaacataagttGATtatgttggggtttggtgaTGGAATGTGTATCAGTGTATGGACATGTTGAAAGGTGGACAGCTAGCTACTCTACTCCATAGTAGTGATAAATgaataatgagaataataaattaaaagataatgctactaataataatgatatataaTCGTTTCAGATCGCATACGTTGATAAGTTGTCTCCCATTTATTCATCTTTTGCTAATATTCATAGATCACTAACTTAGTCTctcaaataattattactcctattcTCTTTTGAGGATTCGCTTCAAAATATTCTTAGGTTATTTATCATGTACATACACCCATATGCAATAATATGGACGAAGAAAGGAACAGAGATAGCATGCATGACATGACAAAAATGAGGTAGAGCAGTTATAGAAGTGGAATTTTATTCACAActtcactttattctttcaatattaaataactaaacaccactttatttcactaacatttttGGAGTATTACTACATTTTCTTACAAAATTGAAGCTTCTGATCAATCAATCTCTTttctcattccactcacatttcatttaaaactaatatatacaagtgggacctcTATTCcagtaacttttttccactcactttttttaacatttcttaaaactcgtgtcgccCATAAATGGAActcctaagagcatccgcaatggtgcttaggccagcaataggccagccattctctctccctgccacgtcagcagcactaaaaaaaccacctgccacatcagctataggccagccataggccagccgcaataaaaacaattcaaaatatactacatttacgtaattaaaattacgattaaattaccgaattaaatttacgagacatatacgggaaaaattcattaattttatttaaataaaaaaagtcaaagtacattaactaaaatcataaaaataacataataaaaaaaaacctgGCTTCCCACACATCGGTGCCACCTTGAATCATATAGGTCTCGCTGACCGACGCTATtacatgtttctgttttaagtcttaattttgtaacGGAGGAAGTAAATAGTAACTAATCAACACtttattttacaaacattttAGGAGCATTACTACATTTTCTTACAAAATTGAAGCTTCTGCCGAAGTTTGACCAATCAATCTCTTTTCCAATTACCAAACGACCACCGCATCTGCGGCCAACACCGCAGTCCCGATATCCGGCATTGACATCATTTTTCGATTaacaatgtgttgacattttctttcaACATTATTTATCGCCCgttaacataaaattttgaaatctatccatttaaaatctaaattataGGGTTGGGTTTGTTGAACTTGAAAAGATGCCGTACATAATATATAGTtgatataatattgaattacATGATTACCTATGTATAATAATGTGTATATAGTAAAAATTTGTCGAATCAAGAAAGAATTATATTTGagttatttcaatattattactataatccACTCTTTTATTTCAGAGaatgaatatgaataaaaaaggGCTGTAAATTGGGGCCCATAAACGTGGGCAACACTTGTGCCTACTGTGCACTGTACACCTCGTCGCATACGATCCGCTCTCCAAATCTAACCCCAACAAAACTGAACCATCATCTGCCGGAGTTTGACCAATCAATCTCTTCTCCGATTCCCCAAAATGACCTCCGCCGCCGCGGCGACCTACACCACAATCCCGATCTCCGCCATCGACGTCATTTTCCGATCCACGCAGAACCTCTCCGCCTCCCTCTCCCGCTGCCGCCCCTGGTCGGAGTTCCTCGCCACCGTCTCCGCCCTCGACCTCCCCCCCTCCCTCTCCGCCGCCTCCGTCCGGTTCCGCCGCAACGCCGCCTACTTCTCCCCCAACTACGCCGTCGTCGTGACCGCCTGCGCCGCCGTATCGCTGATCACCACGCCGATCGCGCTGATTCTTCTCGGCTTCGTGCTGTTCCTGTGGCTGATCCTCCACTTTTTCCGAGAGGATCCGCTGCTGGTTGGGGGGCACCACGTCAGCGATTGGGCTGTGATCGCTGGCCTCGCGATGCTGTCGATTTTGGCTCTGTATATCACCGGGCCGCTGCATAATCTGTCGATTGGAATTATCGCGGGGCTGCTGATCGCCGTCGTCCACGGCGTGTTGAGGAATCCGGAAGGGCTTTTCCTCGACGAGAACGACGCCGTTTCCACCGGTTTGATCGCGTCTCACTCTACTAATCGGAGTGGTGGAGCTTCGTTCACTCCGCCTGTGTGAATAACAATCGAATCttcttctgtttttttttcaatttttttttatatttttccttttaaattgattttttgtgtttgtctGGTGTGATTCTTTGATCGAAAATGGTGAggttaattttgtgtttttgtattCTGGTAAATTATTGATTACAAACAATTATTTGGGGGTATTGTCTGCtgcattatttgattttaataatttctcgGAACAATGACAGATTCAGGTAGAGTTAGGGGTATGACTTGACGGACCTATGGTTGGTCTATGAAGAAGGATAAGTTTCATTGAATTCGATTTTTAGAGTCTCCGTCAATCTTAATGTACAACAACTCTCTTATGTCCGGTGTTGGCAATGACCTTCTTTGTCCCTCTCTTTGGAAACCCCGGGGGGACTTTCCGTCCCCTCCGGGAATGCCCACCACGATTTTATGGGCCCCATTCGCCCCCGGGATCCCCCGGCGACCAAAAACTGGGCCGCCGGGGGCCGGGGGATTTGGTGGAAAACGCCAAACCGGGGCCCCGGGAGCGGGGGGGAAAAGGCGCGGGTTGGTTTTTCCGGCGAGGGGTTCCCGATAAAGGGGAAGCGGGAAAGGACTCTTCCCCAAAGCGGCGCCCCGGCTGGGCGGACCGTCCAACGCGGGGCGGCTGGGGCGAGATAATTCAAGCGGATTGCCCCCAAACGAGAAAGCGCCTCAATGAAGGACCATGGGGGGCGGCGTCCGCCCCGGGGGGGAGCCCCTCGAGGTCGGGCCCCAACGGTTTTTATTCCTTGATGACTCACGAGTGGCAAAACCACATGGTCGAGATGGGGCCATCCGGATGTATAGGCGTCCCACGAAGGGCCAGTATTGGGCATcatcacttctataaataccaaatcattcccacaaattatccgccataaaaaatactctctattctcactcaaatttttttaatggtgtgttttttatatttttttatgattttaaatatgtatttttaattttttttagaattttaattatgtattttttaatcttttaggcttttaaattgtaattttattttatttaatgaagtgtgtttttattaattgaatttgttggaattaaaaataaaaaatgaaattcaatgaatagttaagggatgagatgattaagagatggaggaaTGCAGGtgctgtctcttagttaagagatgaggtGAAAAGTATAGTGATGCCTATAAATAGTGCAGAAATGAGAttgttaagagacggataaaaGAAAGAGATGCAAATGACCTAATAGCCGAGCcacacaattaaaataataattaattatagtacatTCGAtccaattcaaataaaataaaataaaaaagcaacTTTGGAAAATATTGATCTTGTCAgatgtattaatattattaaaatagaaaatagtcAGGTCATGAGGTGGGGTGGGCCCAAGCCCACGTTGATTCCACCGAATTCATCTTCCAActgttctttttttcttgattttttttattattattaagaatAAGAATATGAGGATTAAAATTTCCTGATCTAAATCCATCGATCTCCGCATCTAGGGTTTCCATTTCTCCCCCAAATAATtttcaaccttttttttttaatttatggagACCAAACCCAAGGTACGTTGTTAATCACACTTTACTTCCTCCAATTTCGTTTTGGCCCCATGAATTGTTTGTTTCTAGCTTCGGAATTCACTTCTGCTTCAATCAATCATTGCAATCAATATTCCGTTTGGGGATTGAATCATTGATTTTGAGGTCTTGGATAATCCCGTGAGCTGGAATGATGGTTGGTTGTTCTCGATCTTGATCTGGATCATCACTTTGGAGTGTCGTACTTGAGTAATGGTGTTTTCCAGCTGCGATTAGgcgattttcttatatatggAGAACGATTGTTTGGTTCGGGAATTAGTAGAGGATAATGAGGGAATTGCGAgtgatttgattttggataAACTGGGGAGTGCGAGTGAATCTAAGGTTCAAGCTAATGGTTCTCATGGAGTGGGAAATAGCGATAGGGATGAGTTGAATCTGAAGGGAGCTGATGTGGAGCTGAAGCCTGATGTGTCGACTCCGACTCCTACGAGGAAAGGGTTTGGATTGAAGAAATGGAGGAGGATCAAGAGAGATGTTAACAGAGATGGGGATAGTGGCAGTGACGCTGTTGCTGTGGTGGCGCAGGACTCTCCGCGTGAGGTGTCGTCTAACCCTAGCAAACGGGTGCAGAAGAGCGAGGGCTCTGTTTCTTCCACGAATGCTGTGGTTAGGAATTTCGATGGTTCTGCGCTGCTTGATGAGTCGAGTTTGGGACTGAGTCCATCGTTTGCAGCTGGAACAGATTCTGAGAATAGTGAGGATCGGAGTAGCAAGTCCTCTACTGCAGCTAGTGCTCCAAGGATGAGGTATGAGATACCGGTGATTGGGGGATTTCCACGCGATAAGAGCAAGATAAGTAGTTACAATGGGAAGAATTTGACGCATGCTGTGCAGTATGGCCAGCATGGAAAAGGTCGGATTGAGGGCAGCAAGAAGGCTAGAGGAGAACGGGTCAAAATCGAGAAAGAAAACTCTCATTCCAGTGTGGAATCTGACTCGCGGAGCTCCACTTTTGTGTTTATGCAGGGAGCCTTCTCTTTGAATAATGGGAGACTGAGTGAAGGAATAAATGAGTATGATGGACAAAATGGCGACGAAGTTCAGGGCATTGAGAAGCACGTAAACGATGGAAATCAAAGTGTATATGGCAATGATAGTGGGAGGGGAGGGTTTGAGGACTTGTCACCTGAAGAAGGAAATGAGAATCATGGTCCCATAAGAGATAAGGATCCGCTATCTGAATCTATGCGCGCACTCCAATCTGCACAAGAAGCACTAGAAGCAGGTTTGCATTCTTTTCGATCACCCTGATAAATGATAATTCATTTTTGCAAGTTTTTCAAATCATATGCATTGAAAAAATGTTAGCTTTGTGCGATTAGTATTGTTGTTCTTTTCTGATCAGTTGTCATGGTGTATTATGATGCAGAGGTGCTTAAGTTTAAGGAAATTGGAAATGATGTATCAGTAGATGGTCCTGTTTCAGATTTATGCAATGAGTTCATAGATGTAGAGCAAAAACTTCAAGAAACAAGCGGTGAGGGCTCACAAAGCTTTTTGCGATTACAAAGAGAAACTAGTGATGTTGTAACCGAGCTGGAAGACCTCTTCAAGCAGAAGGTCGAAGCTGAACTAGAGTATTTGGTATTATCAAGAACGGTACAAAAGATGAGGGTTGCAGCTGTTGATCAAATTACTGTATTAGAAGAACAAAAGGCTCTGAGTTCAGTGCAGACGCAGGTACTTGACCAGCTCGGAGATGCTGAACACAAGGCTGCTTCGCTTAAGAAACAGGCTGACAAGTTGGAGAACTTCTGCGAAGAAATTGCAAGTGCGGACGAAATATTGAAGCTGCAGAAGGGGGCGTTTAAATACGGTTCTTGTTTCTTGATGCAACTAGTTTTGTTGTTCGTCATCTTGGGCGTATTTATACTCCAATTTTCGGGAGATTACGCGGAGGTTGTTCCCACCTAGTTCTAGTTCTAGTTCTAGAGCTCTTGACTTCCTTCCCTCCTTTTTTACCGGTGATGGCTACATCTTTTTCTTCCAGAAGTAGATGTGTAGATCAATCCCTTGAGTAAGCTCTCTTCTTATAAAGAAGTTCAATGTGTATTGCCCTGATTTTGCAGCCctttctttttgtttcttcaCTTTTTATGTAATAAAGATTATCCCTTTATACAAATTCAGGATATGAAGATGTTGATTGTTGATGAGAATGAATTTGTTTTGTGATGTATGTCAAATAgttatagtaaaaaattgtAGTGTCGATTCTTTTGGTTCAACAGGAAAGATTGTGTTGGTTTAGACATAAAATCAGAAAGAAACTGGTTTTGTGATCAACTTGTCGGCGGTTATTACAAATAAAGATTGTTGGggatcaataataattttccatttatCCTAATTATTTCGacgtatttaattaataatggtTTCTAATATTGTCACAAATAAGTATTTTCCACACGTGAGTTTTTCCTAAACATTCcctcaaattttcaatttttttctttttattcacaataaaTTTTACTGTCTAGCGACAACAATTTAAATCAATGGCtatattatgtatatttatttatagatataaGTATTTTTCACATACTAATAGCatggggagtgttatattgctaactaataacttaattgttaactacaactaaataatagtcattagatattcaaattaagggcttagatcattaatccctaaatgtcaatacgatcaacgaaaaacgtcaataaggccataggattaattccaaaaaggggtattaatgtcaattaattacatgtttagttataactaacttttaaaagaaatcccaaaactttaaattcatataacatatatcaaattaaagataatttcataaggattccaacgatatccgacatgcatatgttccgacgtcaaaatttgaaaaaaaattcaataatttttaatttttttcgtataaagcagaaatgtcaacatactatataaaatatgtcaatataatacatgtagaatgtcaatataagcaatgtgttaacattattaaagcattgtgttgacattctcaatgcattgtgttgatattttcgtaacactatattgacattttcttccaaaaccctaatttggagtttttttttttatctttttcgatttaattaataaaaatgaaaattacacgtgacaaattatagaccacacgttttctaaaatcatatggccttaaattagttgtagttagcaattaaataatgagttagcaattgatcactccccctagtagtatttactaaaattcactcaatttcccaattttttgtttttgttcacAACAAATTTTACTGTCTGGTGTGGTGACACCAATCAAAACCAATGGCATGATTGGTCCATTCTTAAAGGCTATGATCTAATTTCCCTATTATTTGAGGTTCTGCTCAGTCATCAGTGCACCAAGGTGTATATCCCCGACATCCCTACCTAAGTATTGGCGACATCCAACTTTTCCGATGAGTTGTCCTTATGCAACATACGAAGTGGATTTGTGAAGGGAACGTCAAGCAAAGATTCGATCGTTAAAAAGAGCCAAAAAGCCAAGGCTATCGGGGAGAGAGTTGTTGAATCGCAGAATGTGGTTAGTCGGCATCCTACTGCGTACTATATTTGATCACATTTCACACACGACACATAACAAAAAAGTCTTTCCAGTATGTTAAACTTGGGTGAAAGTTCGAAACTGACAAGTGGTTGAGTGACCTAGAATTTGGTTGAAGCACACCTCAGTCAGCTAATACTCAACAAGCAAAGGCTCCAGGACCACCGGGACCACGGGTTGGAGCAAGGGGATGAAATTCTAGCTGAGTAGGCGTTGCCCGATTGGTGGTCCTAAgttagtaaaagtcaattgacaatccaactttttaaaagtttcgtgatattatatgtcaATATCCCATAGTTGAAAACACGTTATAGTCAATGCAACATATCAAATTTCCAATATTTCAattggtagttttttttagggatattggcatctaatatcacgaaatttcaaaaagttgaatttttcccatgaactttaaaattggcaaataatatcacgactTTTACCccatgtttgtttttttacatgaatgaaaaaattcccacaaataatattatgataccgattttttttcataatttctcgacaacaattttgaaagtttcaagtttttcaatttttgaagatagtttttcttgaagcacaccctccaaaattgttcttcaatctattaaaataacatgaattttttcattcgtgggaaaaaacaaacacgtg harbors:
- the LOC125220003 gene encoding PRA1 family protein G2; the protein is MTSAAAATYTTIPISAIDVIFRSTQNLSASLSRCRPWSEFLATVSALDLPPSLSAASVRFRRNAAYFSPNYAVVVTACAAVSLITTPIALILLGFVLFLWLILHFFREDPLLVGGHHVSDWAVIAGLAMLSILALYITGPLHNLSIGIIAGLLIAVVHGVLRNPEGLFLDENDAVSTGLIASHSTNRSGGASFTPPV
- the LOC125222854 gene encoding WPP domain-interacting protein 2, producing the protein MENDCLVRELVEDNEGIASDLILDKLGSASESKVQANGSHGVGNSDRDELNLKGADVELKPDVSTPTPTRKGFGLKKWRRIKRDVNRDGDSGSDAVAVVAQDSPREVSSNPSKRVQKSEGSVSSTNAVVRNFDGSALLDESSLGLSPSFAAGTDSENSEDRSSKSSTAASAPRMRYEIPVIGGFPRDKSKISSYNGKNLTHAVQYGQHGKGRIEGSKKARGERVKIEKENSHSSVESDSRSSTFVFMQGAFSLNNGRLSEGINEYDGQNGDEVQGIEKHVNDGNQSVYGNDSGRGGFEDLSPEEGNENHGPIRDKDPLSESMRALQSAQEALEAEVLKFKEIGNDVSVDGPVSDLCNEFIDVEQKLQETSGEGSQSFLRLQRETSDVVTELEDLFKQKVEAELEYLVLSRTVQKMRVAAVDQITVLEEQKALSSVQTQVLDQLGDAEHKAASLKKQADKLENFCEEIASADEILKLQKGAFKYGSCFLMQLVLLFVILGVFILQFSGDYAEVVPT